GCCGCGGCGCCGCGCGTTCACTGCGAGGCCGGTTGCGCGGCCGACGCCTGCGAAGCGGCCGCCGCCACCTGCGCGCGCAGGATCCCGCTGAGCTCCTGATACTTCAGCGCGGCCACCTCGTCGCCCTGCGTCGCCGCCGCCGCGTAATAGGCGCGCGCGATGTTCAGGTTCACCGCGACGCCGTCGCCGCCGTGCTCGTAGAACGAGGCGGTCACGTATTGCGCGACCGGCTCGCCGGCGTCGGCCGCCCTCTGGTACCAGACGAACGCCTCGTGGTTGTCGCGCGGCGTGCCGCGACCGTCCAGGAACTGGTTGGCGAGCGCGAGTTCGGCCTGCACGCTGCCCTGCTGCGCCGCCTTCAGATACCAGCCGTGCGCCGCCGTCGCGTCGCGCGCGACGAACTGGCCGTCGTCGTACATCGTCGCGAGCACGTATTGCGCTTGCGTCATGCCGGCCCCGGCCGCCTCGGTCAGCCAGCGCACGCCGTCCGGCACGCTGGCGGCCGTGCCCTCGCCCTTGAGCAGCATCATTGCGTAGTTGAACTGCGCGAGCCGGTCGCCGCGCGCCGCCTCACGCCGGAAGCCGGCCAGCGCGGCCGGATAGTCGCCCGCGTTGTAGTCCGCGACGGCCGACTCGGTGGTCGCGCGCGAGGCTTTCGGCTTGCCGGCGTGTTTCGGCGCCTTCGCGGCGGGCCGGCTCGCGGCCGCGGCGGCCGGCGCCGAGGCCGCGGCATCGGCCGCCTGCGCCGGCCCGTTCGCCGCGAACCACGCGAGCGCCACGCCGAGCGCGAGCACGCCGCCGACGCGCCGACGCGCGGGCATTTCCTGCATGGCGCGCCGCGCCCGCATCCGTAAGCCGTTCATGTCCATTCCTCCTGCGTCACGCGCGGACCGCCGCGCGTCGGATCCCGCGCGACCCGCGCGCGCGCGATCCGATGTTTCGCCGCGCGGGGCGGCGAAGTCGTTGTTGTAATCGGGGGAAGGCGTGAGCGACGCGAGGCGGCTGCCGGCTCCCGAGCGGGTGGCGGCGCGCGGCGGCGAGCGACCGGATCGGCCCGCGGCACCACGCGCGCGACGATCATACAGCGGCCAGAAATGTGCTGCCGGGCGCGGACGCGGCGCGGGAAACGGCCGGGCGAAGCGGTCGCGACGGTGGGGAAAGGAAGCGGGCAACGGCGCCGCGGGCAAGGCGCCCGCCAGCGCGGCGGCAAACTGGAACGGCGAAAAAACCGCGCAAAGGCGGGAGAAAGCGGTGAGCACGGCACGCCGCGCATCAGCGACGCACGCGCCGGACAGCCAGATGAATTGCGCCGAACGACATCGACAGGCATCGACAGGCAGAGCCGCCACGAGCGGGTAAATGCACCCGGCACGCACCAACGCCGCCGGCGCGCTCGTACAACCGCTTCTCAGCGGCCCGGCTCGCGCTCCACGTCGGCCCAGCAGTTCGGCGTCTCGTAGAGCCGCACGCGCTCAAGGCGAAGGTTTACGCCGTAGTGCGCGTCGTAGACGTTCGCGAGGATGTCGAACGCGATCGCCGCGAGGTTCTCGACGGTGGGGATGCGGTCGAGCACGACCGTCTTGTGGTCGGCCATCTTCTCGAGGAACGAGCGCACCACCTCGTCGCGCGCGTAGACGAGGAACGCGTGGTCCCACTTGCCGACCAGATGCTCCATCGCGAGCGACTTCACGTCGGCGAAATCCATCACCATGCCGCGGTCCGGCGCGCCCTCGACGTCGACGAGGTCGCCGCGCAGCGTGATTTCGAGCACGTAGCGATGGCCATGCAGGTTGCGGCACTGGCTGCGGTGGTCGGGGATGCGGTGCCCCGCGTCGAATTCGAGTTTTCGGGTAATCAGCACGATGAGTGAAGCTCGCGGCTCAGGGAATGTTCAGGTATTTGTGGGTCTGCATCGACAGCCGCCATTGCGGATGGCGCTTGCACCAGTCGATCGCGAGCTTCGTATTGATGTCGCGCGAGGGGCCGTCCATCGGCTGCACGAGGAAGTACTCGAAATCGAGCCCCGCGTACTCGGCGAGGCGCTGGTTGTCCTGCGGGATCACGACCTTCAGTTCGTGCCCGCGGGTCACCACCAGCGGCGCGTCGGCCTTCGGGCTCACGCAGATCCAGTCGATCGTGTCGAGCACCGGCAGCGAGCCGTTGGTCTCGATCGCGATCTCGAAGCCGCGCGCATGCAGCGCGTCGACGAGCGGCTGGTCGAGCTGCAGCATCGGCTCGCCGCCCGTGCAGACCACGAAGCGGTGCGCCTCGCCCGCCGGCCACAGCGCCGCGACCTGATCGGCGAGCAGCTCGGGCGTCTTGAACTTGCCGCCGTTCTCGCCGTCGGTGCCGACGAAGTCGGTATCGCAGAACCGGCAGACGGCGCTGTCGCGGTCGGCCTCGCGGCCGGTCCACAGATTGCAGCCGGCGAAGCGGCAGAACACGGCCGGGCGCCCGGCGTTCGCGCCCTCGCCCTGCAATGTGTAGAAGATTTCCTTGACCGTGTACGTCATCGCTCGTGCGGCGGCTCGACGCCGCCCGTTCCATTGGTGCGCGGGATGCCCGCGCGACTGACTGATGCCCGACTGGTCGGGCGCGACCCGCGCGAGAGCCGCCCGGCCGGCGCCGCTTCCAGGGCAATCCTCAACGCGGCACCCCGGAGCGGCACCTCAGGCCGGCGCCTCGGTCACCTGTTCGCCGTTGCGGTACGCCTCGTAGCCGCGCCGGCGCAGCTTGCAGGCCGGGCACGCGCCGCAGCCGAAGCCCCAGTCGTGCAGCTCGGCGCGCTCGCCCACGTAGCAGGTATGCGTCTCGACGCGTACCAGCTCGACCAGCGCGGCGCCGCCCAGCTGCTCGGCGAGCCGCCAGGTGTCGGCCTTGTCGAGCCACATCAGCGGCGTCTCGAGCACCACGCGCGTGTCCATGCCGAGATTGAGCGCGACCTGCAGCGCCTTCATGGTGTCGTCGCGGCAGTCGGGATAGCCGGAGAAATCGGTCTCGCACATGCCGCCCACCAGCACCTTGAGCCCGCGCCGGTAGGCCACGGCCGCCGCGATCGTCATGAACAGCAGGTTGCGGCCCGGCACGAACGTGTTCGGCAGCCCGTTATCGGCCATCTCGATCTCGATCGAGCGCGTCATCGCGGTATCGCTGATCGCGCCGAGCACCGACAGGTCGATCATGTGATCGTCGCCGAGCCGGCCGGCCCACTGCGCAAACCGCGTGCGCAGCGCTTCGCGGACGCCTTCGCGGCACTCCAGCTCGACGCGATGCCGCTGGCCGTAGTCGAAGCCGAGCGTCTCGACGGTCTGGTAACGTTCGAGCGCCCAGGCAACGCAGGTCGCCGAATCCTGGCCGCCGGAAAACAGCACGAGCGCGCCACCCTTAGCGTCTGTCCGAATCACCGTGTACTCCGTGTATCAAGAGGCCCGCGTCGCGCGATGCCGGGGGCGCCGCCAGCATGGCCGACGCCGCGTGAGCGGAGTATGCGGCGGCTCGGCGCCAAACAAAAAAGGACTTGCGGCGCCGGAAAGCTGCGTCCTCAAGTCCTTCAAGTCTTTGAGTCGGCAGGGATTTTATCATGCGGCCCGCGCCTGCGCCGGGTGAGGCCGCGCGCGGCGCGCCTGCCGCGCATCGACTCGCGCAAGGAACCCGCGCGCCGCTTCCCGTTCCGGAAAAAGGAAAAGGTCCAAAAGCCGTGAAGCCTTTGGACCTTTGAATACTTGGTGGCCTGGGTCGGAATCGAACCAACGACACGCGGATTTTCAATCCGCTGCTCTACCAACTGAGCTACCGGGCCAACGAAGAAGTGAGATTATAGTGAGCTCCCCGATGGAGAGCAAGCCCTTTTCCAGAAAATTTCAAAGCCCGCCTTCGGGCACCTTCTTGCCGAGCTCGACGCCGAGCTGCTTGAGCTTGCGATAAAGGTGCGTGCGCTCGAGCCCGGTCTTCTCCGCCACGCGCGTCATGCTGCCGTTCTCGCGTGCGAGGTGGTACTCGAAGTAGGCGCGCTCGAACGCGTCGCGCGCCTCGCGCAGCGGGATGTCGAACGGAATCGCGGCCGCCTGCCCCGCGAGCCCGACCGGCACGCCCGGCTCCTCGCCGAGCGACGGCAGCGCGGCCGCCGAGGCGACCGGCACCGGGCCGGCGGCCGGCTTCGCGGCCGGGTGCTGCAGCACCGGCGCCGCGCCGCGCGCGAGCCCGTGCTCCACCGATTTCAGGAGCTTCTGCAACGCGATCGGTTTCTCGAGAAAATCGAGCGCGCCGATCTTGGTCGCCTCGACCGCCGTGTCGATCGTCGCATGGCCCGACATCATGATCACCGGCATCGTCAGTTGTCCGTGGCTCGCCCACTCCTTCAACAACGTGACGCCGTCGGTATCGGGCATCCAGATATCGAGCAGCACGAGGTCGGGCGCGTGACGCTGGCGATACTCGCGCGCAGCCTGCGCGTTTTCCGCCACCTCGACGACATGTCCTTCGTCGGCGAGGATTTCCGAGAGCAATTCCCGGATGCCCATTTCATCATCTACCACCAGGATGGTTGCCATTTACGCTGCCCTTGTCTGCACTGTTGCTTTTGTCTTGGCGGGTGCCGTTCCGCTGTTCGCTCCGCCTTCGGAGCCCGTCGTGTCGTCGGCGAGTTGCAGGAACAGGATCGACACCTGCGCCCCCTCGACGACCTCGCCCTGCATCCGGTTGCGCAGATCGATCCGCGCACCGTGTTCATCCACGATCTTCTTCACCGTCGCGAGGCCGAGCCCGGTGCCCTTCGCCTTGGTCGTCACGTAAGGCTCGAACGCGCGCGTGAGGATCCGCGCCGGGAAGCCGGGCCCGTTGTCGGACACGGTCAGCCGCACCGCGATGCGCTTCGTGCCGTTCGCATCGGGGTCGCCATATTCTACTGCCCTCGTTTCGAGCGACACACGGGGATGCGCGACCTCGCCCACCGAATCCTGCGCGTTCTGCAGCAGGTTGTGGATCACCTGGCGCAGTTGCGTGGCGTCGCCGCGGATCACCGGCAGCGGCCCCTGCTCGACCACGATCATGTTCTTGCCTTCGCCCACACCGTACAGCGTCAGCACCTCGCTGACGAGATCGTTCAGTTGCAGGTTGCCGAGCACCGCGGGCGGGGTGCGCGCATATTCGCGGAAATCGTCGACCATGCGCTTCATCGCCGCCACCTGATTGACGATGGTGGTGGCGCCGCGCTTGAGCACCTCGGCGTCGGGCGCGGCCAGCTTGTCGGCCAGCTTCATCTGCAGCCGCTCGGCCGACAGCTGGATCGGCGTGAGCGGATTCTTGATCTCGTGCGCGAGGCGCCGCGCGACTTCGCCCCAGGCCACCGAGCGCTGCGCCGAGATCACGTCGGAGATGTCGTCGAACACCACCACGTAGCCCGAAGTCTGCGGATCATGGGCCTCGCCGGCCACCGATGACGCAAGACGCGTGCCGCGCACCAGCAGCGTGAGCGGGTCGGTTTCGCCCGGCACCACCACCGCGAACTGCTGCTGCCAGTGGCCGCGATCCTCGCCGCCGCCCTGGCCCGCCGCCTCGCGGTCGGCGAACGCCTTCCTCACCATCGCGCCGAACTCGGCCACCACCACGATGTGGTCGAGCGCGGTGCCGATCTGCGCCAGGAACGGCTGGCGGAAGATCCGCTCGGCGCCGCGGTTCGCGATGGTCAGCCGGAACTGCCGGTCGAGCACGAACACGCCGGCCGTCAGGTTCGCGAGGATGCTTTCGAGATAAGTTTTCGAATGTTCGAGCGCGACGCGGTTGCGCTCCACGGCGAGCCGCGCCTCGGAAAGCTGCCGCGTCATCGCGTTGAACGACTGCGTGAGGAAGCCGAGCTCGTCGCGCGTCTTCAGCTCGCGCTTGGGCGTGTAGTCGCCCTCGGCCACTTCCTTGGTGCCCTGCGCGAGCAGGAACAGCGGCCGCGCGAGCTGGTTGCCGAGCGCGAGCGCGATCATCATCGCGATGAAGGTGGCGAGGAACAGCGCGAGCGTCAGCGTGCCGATGTACATCTTGCGCAGCCCGCTGCGGCCGAGCGACTTCTCCTGGTACTCGCGATAGGCGCGCTGCACGGCGTCGGCGTTGCGCGCGAGCGAGGGCGAGACCGGCTGGGTCAGCTGCAGGTAGCGCTCGACCGGCTGCAGCAGCGCCGTCGACGAATCGGGGATGCGCTGCACCACGCGCAGCCGCAGCGCGCCCTTCGAGCCGCGCGCGCGCGGATCGCCGTCCACCTCGCCCTCGATCGCCGCATAGCCGCCGTGCTCGCGCGCCTGGCCGAGCATCAGCGACGTGGGCATGTCGTCGGGGATCAGCGCGGCGAAGTTGCCCGAGGCCTGCGCCACGATGTGCAGGTCGGGGGCCGCGCCCGAGCCGGTGTGGCCCGGCTCGACGATGGTCGCGTCCTGCACGCCGAACTGGTCGCGCAGCCGCAGCAGCGTGAGCGTGGTGCCGTTGGTGGTGGCGTCGGCGCTGGCGAGCTGCTCGGACATCAGCCGCGCCTTGTTCTGCAGGTCCGACAGCGACGCGTCGAGCATCCCGCGGCCGAGGTTGAGGCCCGCCGTCAGCGCGGTCTCGACGTTGACGTCGAACCACGACTCGATGCTGCGCGAGACGAACTGGTACGAGACGATGTAGATGATCCCGCCCGGCACCACGCCGACCAGCGCGAAGAACACGGCGAGCTTGGCCAAAAGGCGCGTGCCGAACTTGCCGCGCCGCAGCCGCACGAAGATCATCCCGACCAGCGCCAGCACCACCAGCAGGAACACCAGCGCGACCAGGATGTTGGCCGTGTAGAGCCACGAGTAGTAGCGATCGAAGAACTCGGTGTTGGCGCTCGCGGCCGCGAGCAGCACCAGCAGCAGCAGCGCCGTGATCGCCACCGTGAGGACGATCACGCGGACGATCAGGCTTCTGCCGAACACGAGGCGCCGCAGGCTATTTCGCACGATCGGCCACCGTAAACGTGAAGCGCTTCCAGTCGGACAGCAGGCTCCAGTCGCGGTTGTTCACCGCGTCGACCTGGAACGGCTTGGGCATCAGCGCCGTGTCGAGCTGCATGCGCACCGAGGCCGTGTAGGTTTCGCCCGCCTGCACCTGGCTGCGGTCGATCACATGCCACGAGGTGACGTGCTGGACCACCGCGAGCGCCTCCTTCAGCGTCGGGAAGCCGAGCTGGAGCCCGCCCGTGGAGACGCGGTACTCGCGCGTGAGCGGCTGGAACGACAGGCGGATGGTCTGCGACACCGACACCGGCTGCTCGTCGAACCAGTACCAGCGCGCGCGGCTCAGCTCGAAGTCGGTCGTGAAGTAGAGCGGGATGCCCTTGTTGACGGCGTCCTCGAGGTTGGCGTTCAGCTCGAACTCGAAGCGCGCGTCGAGCGCCCAGCCGCTGCCGTCCGACTGCAGCGAGGCGCGCTGCACGTTGACCGGCTCGGCATGGACGGGCGCGGCGGCGCCGAGGCACAGCGTGATCGCGACCAGCAGCGCGGCCGCGAACCGAAGTGGAAGGAGGCGAGAGATCGTCACCGTTTCTGAAAGCGCGCGTAGAAGAATCCGTCGTGATCGGCCTGCCGCGCGGCCTCGTCGTGGCCGGCATCCGGCAGCCGGCCCGCGGCGGCCCGCGGCAGCAGTTGCCCGGGCGCGTCCAATCGTACCGCATCTTGAACCGCGCCTTCAAACCAGCGCGCCTGCGCCTCGCCTTCCTCGGGGAAGATCGAGCAGGTCACGTAGAGCAGCTCGCCGCCCGGCTTCAGCAGCGGCCACAGGGCCTGCAGGATGCGGCGCTGCTCGACGACCAGCGCCGCGATGTCGGTCTCGCGGCGCAGCCAGCGGATGTCGGGATGACGCCGCACGATGCCCGAGGCCGAGCACGGCACGTCGGCGAGGATCCGGTCGAACGGCCGGCCGTCGTGCCACGCGTCGGGCGCGCCGGCGTCGCCCACGCGCACCTCGGCGGCCAGCTTCAGGCGCGCCAGATTCTCGCCGATGCGCGTGGCGCGCGACGCGTCGCTTTCGAGCGCGACCACCTCGACGTCGGCCAGTTCGAGCAGATGCCCGGTCTTGCCGCCCGGCGCCGCGCAGGCGTCGAGCACGCGCATGCCGTCGGTCGCGCCGAGCCACTCGGCCGCGAGCTGTGCGCCGGCGTCCTGCACCGACACCACGCCGTCGGCGAAACCGGGAATCCGGTCGACCGGCAGCGGCGCCGCGAGCCGCACCGCGTGGCGGCCGGCAGCGGCCGCCTCGATGCCGTGTTCGCGCAGCGTCGCGAGATAAGCCTCGACGCTCGCGTGCCGCGCGTTCACGCGCAGCGTCAGCGGGCCGGCCACGTCGCCGGCCGCGAGGATCGACTGCCAGGCCTCGGGCCACGCGCGCTCGACCGCCTCGATCCACCACGGACGATAGTTCCAGCGCGCGACGCGATCGGCCCGCGCCTGCGCGACGAGCGTTTCGCGCTCGCGCACGAAACGGCGCAGCACGGCGTTGACGAGCCCCTTCGCGAACGCGGACTCGCGCCGCGCGCCGATCGCGGTCACCGCCTGATCGACCACCGTGAACGGCGTGTAGGCCGCCTCGGCCGGATCGTCGACGAGCAGCGCGAATGCGCAGGCAAGCAGCGCGCGCACGTGCTCGGGCGGCGCCTTGCTGACCAGCGCGCCGATCAGCCAGTCACTGGTGCCGAGTCGACGCATGGTGCGATACGCGATGTCCTGGATCGCACCGCGCGACATCGACTGCGCGGCGCCCGGCTGCGCGGCCTGCACCGCCGCGAGCGCGGCGGGCAGCGCGGTGCCGTGCGCGACGGCCGTGATCGCGCGGGCCGCGCCGTCGAGCGCGAAGCCGAGCGAGTCGGGCGACAGGTGCAGCGGCGACAGGCGCGGCCCGCGCGAGGCAGGCGCGCCGGATGCAGCGGCCGGCGGCGTCGACGGCTTCGGCTGGCGGGAACGGGACGGGCGGGCAGGACGGGGCTGGGTCATCGGATACGGGAGCGAGCGCACTGGCACGGCGCGGGCCGCGCTCCGGGCGAGCACGGCGTCAAACCAGGCATTGTAGCGCGCCGGGCGTCCCGCTCCGACCGGAAAAACCACGGCCCGCGACGCGCCGCATGCCGGCCCGTGGTTCGAACCGACGCGGCGGGCGGTACAGCTCATCGCGCCAACGACAACGACGACGGCCCGGCGGCACGCCATGCGCCGCCGGGCCGTCCGGGTGCCGCTCCTGACGCGCCGCCGGGACGCGAAACCCCCAGCGGCGCCGGTATTTCAGTCGAAACGCCCGGTGCGCGCCATGTCCATGAGACGCGCGATGCGCTCCTCGGTGGCCGGGTGCGTCGAGAACAGGTTCTGGATGGTGCCGCCCGAAAGCGGGTTCATGATCATCATCTGCGCCGTGGCCGGATGGGCCTCGGCCGTCTGGAACGGGATGCCCGACGCATAACGATGAATCTTGTCGAGCGCCGTCGCGAGCGCCTGCGGGTCGCCCGAGATCTGCGCGCCGCCGCGGTCCGCCTCGAATTCGCGGGCGCGCGAGATCGCCATCTGGATCAGCGCGCCGGCGATCGGCGCGAGCAGCGCCACCGCGATGCCGGCGATCGGGTTGGTCGGGCGGCCGTTCTCGTCGCGCCCGCCGAAGAACATCGCGAAGTTCGCGAGCGCCGAGATCGCGCCGGCCATGGTCGCCGAGATCGTCGAGATCAGGATGTCGCGGTGCTTCACGTGCGCGAGTTCATGGGCCATCACGCCGCGCATCTCGCGCTCGGACAGCACGCGCAGGATGCCGGTGGTGGCCGCCACCGCCGCGTGCTCGGGATCGCGCCCGGTCGCGAACGCGTTCGGCGCCGCCTCGTCGATCAGGTAGACGCGCGGCATCGGCAGGTTTGCGCGCGTGGCCAGCTCGCGCACCATCCGGTAGAACTGCGGTGCCGTGGCCTCGTCCACTTCCTGCGCGTTGTACATGCGCAGGACCATCTTGTCCGAGAACCAGTATGAGAAGAAATTCATGCCCAGCGCGATCAGCAGCGCGATCGCCATGCCGCGCGACCCGCCGATCACCCCGCCGATCACGATGAAGAGGGCCGTGATCGCGGCCATCAGCATTGCCGTCTTGACCCAGTTGAACATAGTCGACTCCTTGATCGAAACCACACTCGGCGGCATCCGTGGCGTGCCGCCGAGCGATTGTAAGCGATTCGTTAGATAGGGATGCGCGCGGAAAATTCAATATCTCGAAATTGGCCCGCGCATTACCGGCGTAATCAACGCTGGGTCGCGGCGGCGAGGCGCAGCCCGAGGCCCACGAACGCGCTGCCCACCAGGCGGTCGAGCCATGTCTTCACGGTCGCGTTGCCGCCGAGACGGCGCGTGAGGCTGCCCGCGGCCCAGGCGACGAGCGCGCTCCAGGCCAGCCCCTGCAGCACGAACACGCCGCCCAGCGCGAGAAACGCGAGCGTCTTGTGGGCGCTGTCGGCGGCGACGAACTGCGGGAAGAACGACACGAAGAACAGCACCACCTTTGGATTGAGCAGGTTGGTGGTGACGCCCTGCACGAACAGCTGGCGCAGCGGCCGCGCGGGGCCGGATTGCGCCGCCGCTTGAGTCGCCCCGGCCGCGGCGGGCTTCGTCAATGCGAGCTTCACGCCGAGATAGATCAGGTACGCGGCGCCCGCGAACTTGATCACCGTGAACGCGGCCGGTGACGCCGCGATCAGCGCGGTCAGCCCGAACGCGCAGGCGAGCGAGTGAACGCCGCAGCCGGTCGCGATGCCGGCCGCCGAGACGAGTCCGGCGCCGCGGCCCTGCGCGACGCTGCGGCCGATGATGTACGCGGTGTCAGGGCCGGGCGTGATGTTCAACAGGAACACGGCCAGCACGAAGAAACCAAAATGGATGATGCCGAGCATGGGCGACGCCTGCAACCGCGTGAATGACGTTCGCATTCTACGCGTGTCGCCGGGCCGGTGAATGAGCGTGGATGGCGTGGGCGCATGCCGGTCGCGAGGCGCGGGGCCGGGTTGGGATCGTGACGCGAATCGCACCGGGATCACGACGCCGTTCGCGATGCGGGCCGCAAAACAGGCAGCAAAACAGGCAGCAAAACAGGCCAGGATGCAGGTCGCGCCGGTGGCCCGCAGACATGGCGACCGCCGCGCGAACGCCGCCGCCCGGTAAGGCTCAGCCCGCCTCGGGCAGCGTGAAACGCTGGCCGGCCGCGAGCGGCGCGCCGGCGAGAAACTCGCGCGCGGGCAGGCGCTTGCCGCCCGGCTTCTGCAGCTGCGTGACGCGCAGCGCGCCGTCGCCACAGGCGATCACAACGCCGTCGACGCCGGCCTCGACGATCGTGCCCGGCTCGGCCGCATCGCGCGCGGCGACGGGCTCGGCCGACCACAGCTTGATCACCGTGCCGTCGAGCGTGCCGGCGCCGCCCGGGAACGGATCGAACGCGCGAATCCGGCGCGCGAGCAGGGCGGCCGGCTCGCGCCAGTCGAGCGCCGCCTCGTGCTTGCCGATCTTCTCGGCATAGGTGACGCCCTCGGCCGGCTGCGGCGTCGCGGCCAGCGCGCCGTCGCGTTCGAGCCGCACGAGCGCCTCGACGATCAGCCGCGCGCCCGTTTCCGCGAGCTTGTCGTGCAGCGACGCGGTGGTCTCGTCGGCCGCGATCGCGACGCGCCCTTCGGACAGCATCGCGCCGGTGTCGAGCCCGACGTCCATCTGCATCAGCGTGACGCCGGTCTGCGCGTCGCCGGCCTCGATCGCGCGATGGATCGGCGCCGCGCCGCGCCAGCGCGGCAGCAGCGAGGCGTGGATGTTGATGCAGCCGTGCGGCGGGATCTCGAGCACCTCCTGCGGCAGCAGCAGCCCGTAGGCGGCCACCACCATCACGTCGTGCGGCGTCGCGCGCAGCGTGTCGAGCGCCTCGGCCGCTTCGGCCGGGTACTTGCCGGCGCGGCGCAGCGACGGCGGCTGCGCGACCGGCATGCCGTGATCGAGCGCGTAGCGCTTGACCGCGCTCGCCTGCAGTTTCATGCCGCGACCGGCCGGCCGGTCGGGCTGGGTCAGCACCAGCGGCACCGGGAAGCCGGCCTCGTGGATCGCGGCGAGCGCCGCGGCGGCGAATTCCGGCGTACCGGCGAAGATGACGCGCAACGAATGAGTCATGGAGGATCGGTCAGTCACGCGCGTCACATCGCGCGTTCGAGTTTCTTCATCTTGGACTTGATGCGGTTCTGCTTGAGCGGCGACAGGTACTGCACGAACACGCGGCCGAGCAGGTGATCCATCTCGTGCTGCACGCAGACGGCCAGCAGACCCTCGCAGTCGAGTTCGAACTGCTGGCCCTGCGCGTCGAGCGCGCGCACGCGCACGTGATCGGGCCGCTCGACCTCGTCGTAGACGCCCGGCACCGACAGGCAGCCTTCCTCGTAGATCTGTTTGCCGTCGCTCGACCAGATGATCTCGGGATTGATGAACACGCGCAGTTCGTTCTTGTCCTCGGACGTGTCGATCACGATCACGCGCTCGTGGACGTCGACCTGGGTCGCCGCGAGACCGATGCCGGGCGCCGCATACATGGTCTCGGCCATGTCGGCGACGAGCTTGCGGATCCGGTCGTCGACGGCCGCCACGGGCTTGGCCACCTTGTGCAGCCGTTTGTCGGGGTAATGCAGGATGTTCAGAAGCGCCATGATGTTCGATTCGGAAAGCGGTTGATGCGGCCTTGCGTGCTGGCCGGATCGGCCATCCGGCCGACTGGCCGGGCCGTCGCGGGATCCGGAAGATGAAGCCGGAGTCGCGCGGAATCCACCGCGCAGCCCAACGCCGCGGGCTCGTGCGCGCAACCGTTCGTTTTATTTCGGATGATGAAAATTCTAGCATGGCAGCTTTCGGGCCGCTGGCGGCGCGTCGGGCGGCACCGATGAGCGAGGCGCCGCTCACGCGCGAGGCCCTCCTCGCCTGGCTGCATCTGGCCGCCGTACCCGGCCTGCCGGCGGCGGCCCGCGAAGCACTGCTGCGCGCCTTCGATTCGGTCGAGGCGCTCGTCGGCGCCGATCACGCGACGCTCGCGAGCCTGGCCGGCGAGGCCGCCGCGCGGGCGGTCCACGCGCCGCGCGCCGCCGCGCTCGACGCCGACGCGGATGCCGTGCATGACTGGCTCGCGAAGCCGGGCCACCGGCTCGTCACGCGCCACGACGCCGACTATCCGCCACGTTTCGCGGCGCTCTACGACCCGCCGCCGCTGCTATATGTAAAGGGCGACGCGGCGCGGCTCCACCGGCGCGCGGTGGCGATCGTCGGCAGCCGGCTCGCCACGCCGCAGGGCCGCGCCGACGCGACCTGGTTCGCGCGGGCG
The genomic region above belongs to Burkholderia plantarii and contains:
- a CDS encoding DUF4390 domain-containing protein, producing MTISRLLPLRFAAALLVAITLCLGAAAPVHAEPVNVQRASLQSDGSGWALDARFEFELNANLEDAVNKGIPLYFTTDFELSRARWYWFDEQPVSVSQTIRLSFQPLTREYRVSTGGLQLGFPTLKEALAVVQHVTSWHVIDRSQVQAGETYTASVRMQLDTALMPKPFQVDAVNNRDWSLLSDWKRFTFTVADRAK
- the esaS gene encoding ATP-binding protein (Enhanced Sensitivity to Antibiotics Sensor), whose translation is MRRLVFGRSLIVRVIVLTVAITALLLLVLLAAASANTEFFDRYYSWLYTANILVALVFLLVVLALVGMIFVRLRRGKFGTRLLAKLAVFFALVGVVPGGIIYIVSYQFVSRSIESWFDVNVETALTAGLNLGRGMLDASLSDLQNKARLMSEQLASADATTNGTTLTLLRLRDQFGVQDATIVEPGHTGSGAAPDLHIVAQASGNFAALIPDDMPTSLMLGQAREHGGYAAIEGEVDGDPRARGSKGALRLRVVQRIPDSSTALLQPVERYLQLTQPVSPSLARNADAVQRAYREYQEKSLGRSGLRKMYIGTLTLALFLATFIAMMIALALGNQLARPLFLLAQGTKEVAEGDYTPKRELKTRDELGFLTQSFNAMTRQLSEARLAVERNRVALEHSKTYLESILANLTAGVFVLDRQFRLTIANRGAERIFRQPFLAQIGTALDHIVVVAEFGAMVRKAFADREAAGQGGGEDRGHWQQQFAVVVPGETDPLTLLVRGTRLASSVAGEAHDPQTSGYVVVFDDISDVISAQRSVAWGEVARRLAHEIKNPLTPIQLSAERLQMKLADKLAAPDAEVLKRGATTIVNQVAAMKRMVDDFREYARTPPAVLGNLQLNDLVSEVLTLYGVGEGKNMIVVEQGPLPVIRGDATQLRQVIHNLLQNAQDSVGEVAHPRVSLETRAVEYGDPDANGTKRIAVRLTVSDNGPGFPARILTRAFEPYVTTKAKGTGLGLATVKKIVDEHGARIDLRNRMQGEVVEGAQVSILFLQLADDTTGSEGGANSGTAPAKTKATVQTRAA
- the esaR gene encoding response regulator transcription factor EsaR — translated: MATILVVDDEMGIRELLSEILADEGHVVEVAENAQAAREYRQRHAPDLVLLDIWMPDTDGVTLLKEWASHGQLTMPVIMMSGHATIDTAVEATKIGALDFLEKPIALQKLLKSVEHGLARGAAPVLQHPAAKPAAGPVPVASAAALPSLGEEPGVPVGLAGQAAAIPFDIPLREARDAFERAYFEYHLARENGSMTRVAEKTGLERTHLYRKLKQLGVELGKKVPEGGL
- the queC gene encoding 7-cyano-7-deazaguanine synthase QueC, which produces MIRTDAKGGALVLFSGGQDSATCVAWALERYQTVETLGFDYGQRHRVELECREGVREALRTRFAQWAGRLGDDHMIDLSVLGAISDTAMTRSIEIEMADNGLPNTFVPGRNLLFMTIAAAVAYRRGLKVLVGGMCETDFSGYPDCRDDTMKALQVALNLGMDTRVVLETPLMWLDKADTWRLAEQLGGAALVELVRVETHTCYVGERAELHDWGFGCGACPACKLRRRGYEAYRNGEQVTEAPA
- the queD gene encoding 6-carboxytetrahydropterin synthase QueD, with product MLITRKLEFDAGHRIPDHRSQCRNLHGHRYVLEITLRGDLVDVEGAPDRGMVMDFADVKSLAMEHLVGKWDHAFLVYARDEVVRSFLEKMADHKTVVLDRIPTVENLAAIAFDILANVYDAHYGVNLRLERVRLYETPNCWADVEREPGR
- a CDS encoding tetratricopeptide repeat protein, coding for MNGLRMRARRAMQEMPARRRVGGVLALGVALAWFAANGPAQAADAAASAPAAAAASRPAAKAPKHAGKPKASRATTESAVADYNAGDYPAALAGFRREAARGDRLAQFNYAMMLLKGEGTAASVPDGVRWLTEAAGAGMTQAQYVLATMYDDGQFVARDATAAHGWYLKAAQQGSVQAELALANQFLDGRGTPRDNHEAFVWYQRAADAGEPVAQYVTASFYEHGGDGVAVNLNIARAYYAAAATQGDEVAALKYQELSGILRAQVAAAASQASAAQPASQ
- the queE gene encoding 7-carboxy-7-deazaguanine synthase gives rise to the protein MTYTVKEIFYTLQGEGANAGRPAVFCRFAGCNLWTGREADRDSAVCRFCDTDFVGTDGENGGKFKTPELLADQVAALWPAGEAHRFVVCTGGEPMLQLDQPLVDALHARGFEIAIETNGSLPVLDTIDWICVSPKADAPLVVTRGHELKVVIPQDNQRLAEYAGLDFEYFLVQPMDGPSRDINTKLAIDWCKRHPQWRLSMQTHKYLNIP